A section of the Malania oleifera isolate guangnan ecotype guangnan chromosome 2, ASM2987363v1, whole genome shotgun sequence genome encodes:
- the LOC131148669 gene encoding glycolipid transfer protein 3 isoform X3 has product MEYSKAGESTDVKREELGNQIIERQRREMETMKGSAYSEIRSGIEELSKLQVKATPCGDDHHKAAHFPTMPFLHLSNLLIQVLDKIGPTMAVLRQDIQQNIQRLEIIYEGDPSKYSNVVEILEKEMCEGNSRKRTSSSKAFVWLTRSMDFSIALLQKLVKDPQKNMVQAVEESYSTTLKPWHGWISSAAYKLLDNSRLVGSLTE; this is encoded by the exons atggaATACTCAAAGGCGGGCGAGAGTACTGATGTGAAAAGGGAAGAACTGGGAAACCAAATAATAGAGAGGCAaagaagagagatggagacgaTGAAGGGGTCTGCTTACTCAGAGATAAGGAGTGGCATAGAAGAGCTGTCTAAGCTGCAGGTCAAAGCCACACCATGTGGTGATGATCATCACAAGGCTGCCCATTTCCCCACCATGCCTTTCCTTCATCTCTCGAACCTCCTCATCCAAGTTCTTg ATAAGATAGGCCCAACCATGGCGGTTCTGAGACAAGACATACAACAAAATATTCAG AGGTTGGAGATAATATATGAAGGCGACCCTTCAAAATATTCAAATGTGGTTGAGATATTAGAGAAAGAGATGTGTGAAGGCAATTCAAGAAAGCGCACTAGCAGTAGTAAAGCCTTTGTCTGGCTAACAAG atCTATGGATTTTTCCATAGCATTACTACAAAAACTAGTGAAAGATCCTCAAAAGAACATGGTGCAAGCAGTGGAAGAGTCATACAGCACCACTTTGAAACCATGGCATGGATGGATTTCTTCAGCAGCATACAAG
- the LOC131148669 gene encoding glycolipid transfer protein 3 isoform X4 yields the protein MEYSKAGESTDVKREELGNQIIERQRREMETMKGSAYSEIRSGIEELSKLQVKATPCGDDHHKAAHFPTMPFLHLSNLLIQVLDKIGPTMAVLRQDIQQNIQRLEIIYEGDPSKYSNVVEILEKEMCEGNSRKRTSSSKAFVWLTRSMDFSIALLQKLVKDPQKNMVQAVEESYSTTLKPWHGWISSAAYKRSYNLDKVKST from the exons atggaATACTCAAAGGCGGGCGAGAGTACTGATGTGAAAAGGGAAGAACTGGGAAACCAAATAATAGAGAGGCAaagaagagagatggagacgaTGAAGGGGTCTGCTTACTCAGAGATAAGGAGTGGCATAGAAGAGCTGTCTAAGCTGCAGGTCAAAGCCACACCATGTGGTGATGATCATCACAAGGCTGCCCATTTCCCCACCATGCCTTTCCTTCATCTCTCGAACCTCCTCATCCAAGTTCTTg ATAAGATAGGCCCAACCATGGCGGTTCTGAGACAAGACATACAACAAAATATTCAG AGGTTGGAGATAATATATGAAGGCGACCCTTCAAAATATTCAAATGTGGTTGAGATATTAGAGAAAGAGATGTGTGAAGGCAATTCAAGAAAGCGCACTAGCAGTAGTAAAGCCTTTGTCTGGCTAACAAG atCTATGGATTTTTCCATAGCATTACTACAAAAACTAGTGAAAGATCCTCAAAAGAACATGGTGCAAGCAGTGGAAGAGTCATACAGCACCACTTTGAAACCATGGCATGGATGGATTTCTTCAGCAGCATACAAG